One Anaerolineales bacterium genomic window, TCGCGAATCCAAAACCGATTACCAGTGGAGCCGTTTCTGCGATAGACTCATACGTCGAGGGATTCGAAATTCGATGGACAAGTTATCATCCCATCTCACCTTGGAGAGGCCAATATGTTGCTGCACAACCTGAACGACATGGATTCACGCGAGCGGGTGCCCGGATTTCATTCCCGAATGATTCATTCGGACCACATGACGTTCTCGGTCTGGGACGTTGAAGCCGAGGCGGCCCTTCCGGAACACTCGCATCCTCACGAACAAATCTCGACCGTCCTGGAAGGCACGTTCGAGTT contains:
- a CDS encoding cupin domain-containing protein, which produces MLLHNLNDMDSRERVPGFHSRMIHSDHMTFSVWDVEAEAALPEHSHPHEQISTVLEGTFELTVGGDTKSLQPGMVVVIPSDVPHSGKALTPCKMLDVFHPVREDFRSSE